One segment of Gilliamella sp. ESL0441 DNA contains the following:
- a CDS encoding M48 family metallopeptidase gives MKKHQKTLLVALPLVAAMSLVGCKSMSVDGLTDLGMKGLKAATLSDSEVKSLSAQSCAQMDAQSKIAPANSAYSKRLKRIAKKLGNNLNGTPISYKVYITKEVNAWAMANGCVRVYSGLMDMMTDNEIQGVLGHELGHVALGHSKKAMQVAYATEFARDAAAASGNSTLASISNSQLGDLAAAVINSQFSQSQEKDADNYSFDFLVKKKINPAGLATAFEKLGGGDASILSTHPSSSERAANIRAKIANLKK, from the coding sequence ATGAAAAAACATCAAAAAACATTGCTTGTTGCTCTTCCTCTTGTGGCTGCAATGTCTTTAGTAGGTTGTAAAAGCATGAGTGTAGATGGTTTAACAGATCTTGGGATGAAAGGGCTTAAAGCTGCAACACTTAGTGATAGCGAAGTTAAATCATTAAGTGCGCAATCATGTGCTCAAATGGATGCCCAATCTAAGATTGCTCCAGCTAACAGTGCTTATTCTAAACGTTTAAAAAGAATTGCTAAAAAACTTGGCAATAATTTAAACGGTACACCTATTTCATACAAAGTCTATATCACCAAGGAAGTGAACGCATGGGCAATGGCGAATGGTTGTGTTCGTGTTTATAGCGGCTTGATGGATATGATGACTGATAATGAAATTCAAGGCGTTTTAGGTCATGAATTAGGTCACGTTGCTTTAGGTCATAGTAAAAAAGCAATGCAAGTAGCTTATGCAACTGAGTTCGCACGTGATGCAGCTGCTGCATCAGGTAATTCTACATTAGCCTCAATCTCTAACTCTCAATTGGGAGATTTAGCTGCTGCTGTTATTAATTCTCAATTCTCACAAAGCCAAGAAAAAGATGCAGATAACTACTCTTTTGATTTCTTAGTGAAGAAAAAAATCAATCCAGCAGGTCTTGCAACAGCATTTGAAAAATTAGGTGGTGGAGATGCTTCTATTTTAAGTACACATCCTTCTTCATCTGAACGTGCTGCAAATATTCGTGCAAAAATTGCAAATTTGAAAAAATAA
- the tgt gene encoding tRNA guanosine(34) transglycosylase Tgt, with protein MKFELDNTDGLARRGRMKFDRRGVEYTVETPAFMPVGTYGTVKGMTPEEVAATGAQILLGNTFHLWLRPGQEIMRKHGDLHDFMQWHGPILTDSGGFQVFSLGDIRKIKEEGVYFRNPINGDSIFLSPEISMEIQYDLGSDIVMIFDECAPFPAEWDYVKKSMEMSLRWAKRSRQRFDELGNKNALFGIVQGGIHQELRDISIKGLTEIGFDGYAVGGLAVGEPKADMHRILEGTCPQLPADKPRYLMGVGKPEDLVEGVRRGIDMFDCVMPTRNARNGHLFVTNGVIKIRNAKYKDDTTPLDPECDCYTCKNYTKSYLHHLDKCGEILGARLNTIHNLRYYQRLMAEIREAVANKRYEEFVTEFYQRIGKTPAPFTK; from the coding sequence ATGAAATTTGAATTAGACAATACAGACGGACTTGCTCGTCGAGGACGTATGAAATTCGATCGCCGTGGCGTCGAATACACCGTTGAAACCCCAGCATTCATGCCTGTTGGTACATATGGTACCGTAAAAGGGATGACACCTGAAGAAGTCGCCGCAACTGGTGCCCAAATCTTATTAGGTAATACCTTTCATCTATGGTTACGACCAGGGCAAGAGATTATGCGTAAACATGGTGATTTACATGATTTTATGCAATGGCATGGTCCTATTTTAACCGATTCTGGTGGGTTTCAAGTTTTTAGTTTAGGTGATATTCGCAAAATTAAAGAAGAAGGCGTTTATTTTCGTAATCCAATTAATGGCGATTCGATCTTTTTATCCCCTGAAATTTCAATGGAAATTCAATACGATCTTGGTTCTGATATTGTGATGATTTTTGATGAATGTGCGCCTTTTCCTGCGGAGTGGGACTATGTCAAAAAATCGATGGAAATGTCATTACGTTGGGCAAAACGAAGCCGTCAACGTTTTGATGAACTTGGTAATAAAAATGCATTATTCGGTATAGTTCAAGGTGGTATACATCAAGAATTACGTGACATATCCATTAAAGGATTAACCGAAATAGGCTTTGACGGATATGCTGTGGGTGGATTAGCCGTTGGTGAACCCAAAGCGGATATGCATCGTATCTTAGAAGGCACTTGCCCTCAATTACCGGCTGATAAACCACGTTATCTAATGGGCGTTGGCAAACCTGAAGATTTAGTTGAAGGCGTACGTCGTGGTATCGACATGTTTGACTGTGTCATGCCAACCCGAAATGCTCGTAATGGACATCTTTTTGTAACTAACGGCGTCATTAAGATTCGTAATGCCAAATATAAAGATGACACAACACCACTTGATCCTGAGTGTGATTGTTATACCTGTAAAAATTATACGAAATCTTATCTTCATCATTTAGATAAATGTGGTGAAATTTTAGGTGCTCGACTCAACACTATTCACAATTTACGCTATTATCAACGTTTAATGGCAGAGATTCGAGAAGCGGTTGCTAACAAACGTTATGAAGAATTTGTTACCGAATTTTATCAACGTATTGGCAAAACACCTGCCCCTTTCACAAAATAA
- a CDS encoding PAAR domain-containing protein, with amino-acid sequence MSKKIAVMGDNTTTGGKVISSSVRGFNHHDGIACLGDYATCPKCKGSGKIIEATDKLIIDGKPAAYDGCIVACGCRPLGVNRIIATKSLIFVDVATPNYTNKSKPINNTFSTISQTEIPTQINSLVASNEDKTKIRLDAQNLLDCAHEVCEKHLYHDNIKQDFIDDIDNFATHIVNQVESGAMSYEQGSKAIKSEEKSLWDQSLHWLGRGLSVLGGAGLIVMGGAMCTTGVGCILGTFVAAHGVNSIQEGVTGEDGFLKSAYQDAAVGLGMSKETGSLAYDLVDIGISLHGKLKLVPKIDKSFAINQYNRANSTKFKLFHYGRKDLIQAFRQMNKWLLGSEILSDVISLYKIYEEAENILVKDNESSETNLYISKPEKIDNIEKIVDSCAIVIRVTGNESDADDQSNYSLCTRLDGTTYRQYFDGHIEDESME; translated from the coding sequence ATGAGTAAAAAAATTGCTGTAATGGGTGATAATACTACAACTGGTGGTAAAGTTATTTCGTCGTCAGTTCGAGGTTTTAACCATCATGATGGCATAGCATGTTTAGGCGATTATGCAACATGTCCTAAGTGTAAAGGTTCTGGAAAAATTATTGAGGCGACCGATAAATTAATCATTGATGGTAAGCCAGCTGCTTATGATGGGTGTATTGTTGCTTGTGGTTGTCGGCCTTTAGGTGTTAATCGAATTATTGCGACCAAAAGTCTGATATTTGTTGATGTGGCAACCCCCAATTATACAAATAAGTCAAAACCTATTAATAATACATTTTCAACAATCTCGCAAACTGAGATTCCCACACAAATTAATTCATTAGTCGCATCAAATGAAGATAAAACAAAGATTCGTCTTGACGCTCAAAATTTACTTGATTGTGCGCATGAAGTTTGTGAAAAACACCTTTACCATGACAATATAAAACAAGATTTTATTGATGATATAGATAATTTCGCCACGCACATTGTAAATCAAGTCGAAAGCGGAGCGATGAGTTATGAACAAGGCTCAAAAGCGATAAAATCTGAAGAAAAAAGTTTATGGGATCAAAGTCTACACTGGCTAGGTCGGGGATTAAGTGTTTTAGGTGGTGCAGGCTTGATAGTGATGGGAGGGGCAATGTGTACAACTGGTGTGGGTTGTATACTTGGCACATTTGTTGCCGCGCATGGTGTTAATAGTATTCAAGAAGGGGTTACCGGCGAGGATGGTTTTTTAAAATCTGCGTATCAAGATGCGGCAGTAGGATTAGGAATGTCTAAAGAGACAGGTTCTTTAGCTTATGATTTAGTTGATATAGGTATATCTTTACATGGTAAACTTAAATTAGTTCCTAAAATTGATAAAAGTTTTGCTATTAATCAATACAATCGTGCTAATTCAACGAAATTCAAATTATTTCATTATGGTAGAAAGGATTTGATACAAGCATTTAGACAGATGAATAAATGGTTGTTAGGTTCTGAAATATTGAGTGATGTTATATCATTATATAAAATTTATGAAGAAGCTGAAAATATATTAGTTAAAGACAATGAAAGTAGTGAGACAAATCTATATATTTCAAAACCAGAAAAGATTGATAATATAGAGAAAATTGTAGATAGTTGTGCAATAGTAATACGTGTTACAGGTAATGAATCTGATGCAGATGATCAATCTAATTATTCATTGTGCACGCGCTTGGATGGTACTACATATCGGCAATATTTTGATGGCCATATTGAAGATGAATCTATGGAATAA
- a CDS encoding M48 family metalloprotease, producing the protein MKYIILSLSFLILFMITGCQSQLNQPQFILSSQQIEALSEQDILKFNEQICRDEDKQSIVLANDHAISQRLNRLIQYLPNTINNIQLNYKVYLNTTPNAWSSASGCIRLNSGLIKQLSDDELLAVIAHEQGHIALKHAINSFQHAPYIEIYDKANKTVVMIKKETAQQNEIDADNYAIEILRKQKLNPTALISMLMKMPVHNDVDLTSHPAISKRINHISQKLKNIK; encoded by the coding sequence TTGAAATACATTATTTTATCATTATCATTTTTAATTTTATTCATGATAACAGGTTGTCAAAGCCAACTTAATCAACCGCAATTTATTCTTTCTTCTCAACAAATTGAGGCGTTATCTGAGCAGGATATCCTAAAATTTAATGAACAAATTTGTCGTGATGAAGATAAACAATCTATTGTTCTTGCTAATGATCATGCAATAAGTCAACGACTTAATCGCCTTATTCAATATCTGCCTAACACAATTAATAATATTCAATTAAATTATAAAGTTTATCTCAATACAACGCCTAATGCTTGGTCATCAGCAAGTGGTTGTATACGCCTAAACAGTGGGTTAATTAAACAATTATCCGATGATGAGTTATTGGCGGTAATTGCTCATGAACAAGGGCACATTGCGCTAAAACATGCGATAAACTCATTCCAACATGCCCCTTATATTGAAATTTATGATAAAGCGAATAAGACTGTTGTGATGATAAAAAAGGAGACCGCTCAGCAAAATGAAATTGATGCAGATAATTATGCAATTGAGATATTACGTAAACAAAAATTAAACCCTACCGCACTTATTAGCATGCTCATGAAAATGCCGGTACATAATGACGTCGATCTAACATCGCATCCTGCAATATCAAAACGAATTAATCATATTTCACAAAAACTGAAGAATATTAAGTAA
- the queA gene encoding tRNA preQ1(34) S-adenosylmethionine ribosyltransferase-isomerase QueA codes for MQLSDFDFFLPKELIAKHPSQTRSDCRLLSLNGHTGKIEHGIFTDIINKINPGDLLVFNNTKVIPARLFGKKVSGGKIEILVERILNDNRALAHIKASKSPKEGTELLLGDDDSIKVIMVARHDTLFELQFPDDVLTILNKIGHIPLPPYIDRPDDEQDREVYQTVYSKVPGAVAAPTAGLHFDEPLLEKLKDKGVEMAFVTLHVGAGTFQPVRVENIESHIMHAEYAEVPETVVEAVLACKARGNKVIAVGTTSVRALESAAQKTGTIAPFFADTQIFIYPGYQFNVIDALITNFHLPESTLIMLVSAFAGYENTMNAYQQAVNEKYRFFSYGDAMFITGKQI; via the coding sequence ATGCAGCTATCCGATTTTGATTTTTTTCTTCCGAAAGAACTTATTGCAAAGCACCCTTCTCAAACCAGAAGTGACTGTCGACTTTTATCTTTAAATGGTCATACAGGAAAGATTGAACACGGAATTTTCACCGATATTATCAATAAAATTAATCCCGGTGATTTACTTGTTTTTAATAATACTAAAGTTATTCCTGCCCGTTTATTTGGTAAAAAAGTATCGGGAGGAAAAATTGAAATTTTAGTTGAACGAATTTTGAATGATAATCGTGCCCTTGCCCATATAAAAGCATCAAAATCACCTAAAGAAGGTACCGAACTTTTATTAGGAGATGATGATTCAATTAAAGTGATTATGGTGGCAAGACATGATACTTTATTTGAACTTCAATTTCCTGATGATGTATTGACTATTTTAAATAAAATTGGTCATATTCCTTTACCTCCTTATATTGATCGCCCTGATGATGAACAAGACCGTGAAGTTTATCAAACTGTTTACAGTAAAGTGCCAGGTGCGGTTGCTGCACCTACTGCTGGGCTTCATTTCGATGAACCATTGTTAGAAAAATTGAAAGATAAAGGCGTTGAAATGGCTTTTGTTACTTTGCATGTTGGTGCAGGTACATTTCAGCCCGTAAGAGTTGAAAATATTGAATCGCATATAATGCATGCCGAGTATGCAGAAGTCCCCGAAACCGTCGTTGAGGCAGTGTTAGCGTGTAAAGCTCGTGGTAATAAAGTCATTGCCGTGGGCACAACATCGGTTAGAGCACTTGAAAGTGCCGCCCAAAAAACAGGCACTATTGCGCCTTTTTTTGCCGACACTCAGATTTTTATTTATCCCGGCTACCAATTTAATGTGATCGATGCATTAATCACAAATTTTCATTTACCCGAATCGACTTTAATTATGTTAGTTTCAGCCTTTGCTGGTTATGAAAATACAATGAATGCTTATCAACAAGCCGTTAACGAAAAATATCGTTTTTTTAGCTATGGTGATGCGATGTTTATTACAGGCAAACAAATTTAA